From a single Mangifera indica cultivar Alphonso chromosome 19, CATAS_Mindica_2.1, whole genome shotgun sequence genomic region:
- the LOC123203064 gene encoding CST complex subunit CTC1 isoform X1: MEEKVAVLTVAELIHTGRPLTGTASLHSDLNRPVTPTVSSNHRPSPAPTNSDRNPKVLTPLNHPAFLLGTLTIKSSHDNCIKFKDISAEVCCDILDFNVRAIGKKIYVTAWNFIPLKRGNGFLEIIKWKLPDSSSVLTGCSRATTFDSFPLISGSAFVNETYTSKASHRIHGAVESVSPVSIVPCSNPASLTGSTNIQGFLVRVMTCECKLCSSKENKTTQACKVFTKPVFVYFCGAASCWHPVMIKLSGHVITISGLKKKLVFIAKEESQLMFVTVENSVLHVPRLSEKWFPVSRTVIKGKGECGVYTGVVKGVYMRGMIVELDNEVWLLLNDKLLSVPHSLREGAVISLRNVHFVNPRFPWAKLLILGACFKTSIIVESFSPLEAGCYRNVESQSLLGKFVETLSFSARLWALLVVSCIRKKFCGILSEKEILGSKHVSSLLLALARKGVAQMYASSHLPSSVIRARHGVFTELCKHESCGCGNEPYCGNLKLVLPISCFTYHCEAKWIKMLLQSDSDQHLSCENCLISSLSSSGKSYSRSKRRIFPSEDMGIVLLGSLKVSPYSGRLQLVDMTGSIDVIVPDLSLNWSSNSIYEVVDYGLIVEGITEVLDQLVMPGKELFSCRSIFNCAPAGRKENLSFIVHFHMSKATSRNLPFYPSVDRTNDLKEFGSGAFHLIRVTHKFPLLQKFQGDLVIANRSSMFVEAIILPWSLALDGKDGSKHSTKVLKDQWSQAMEHGAGEYYQGHVPGKRHKTDYASSGALTSSSGVDLGDVDYALNTCCHTDSRKEWKCETLNFPLEIPCFVTVRSISNSDFVSSGILYCAKSHVDVPNLTAEKVLLQFNSEDSLKYQLLQIGGYYIIKHHIGDPFCSIKDSDNVSCVKALITSKTHIWSLTYSSDEVLMNNKSSHDPSPKYSSFSSCKALAGDQIDFLLQRVAACSLGCCSDVHLHLSANAIDMLKLNLKKLEQDFIKPAVRSEEASNISPCSWNTVNMSVPLSIPTDSNCLFPEGNLVSLQGDVIALHAFDDNYDDVFVSCEELGDAFQLRFSQELPSSCIHVLVDHQLVKVFGTLNEHVYLSGFGAGVNATFHRILEVGGSNSLMLTSVSFIVINSMRVVKEPDVDKFSELLWNSDTCNKDSRDSISSGLISELAPCLNSEPMRIRCRVVAVHFLVLEKKNRLCDDLQVKTHSSTHLFNIPLACFVLDDGSSSCCCWADAERAATLLRLHEQLPQSAFESSGWTLKWVATDNNAWRSTVYHIERILKKYDRITVKNYGSMVDSSCQNLSVSVNSENALSCSDENLLKFIISNACFGTFWTLVASSMDPSALRYMGKQHLNEMEMTMHSMQNIWAKQVCYTNPITEARNVFQELINSGRKVLQKLVDVFEVSFSGKGIGLFYFYTGRFSRLFWLLFTVPRVLHPSIIYKIIPIRTIGH; this comes from the exons atggaagaaaaagtgGCCGTCCTCACAGTCGCTGAACTAATCCACACTGGCCGGCCCCTCACGGGTACAGCCTCTCTACACTCTGATCTTAACCGTCCGGTTACTCCAACTGTCTCATCAAACCACCGACCATCTCCTGCTCCCACCAATTCAGATCGTAACCCTAAAGTTCTGACCCCGTTGAATCACCCCGCCTTCCTCCTCGGAACCCTAACCATAAAATCATCGCACGACAATTGCATTAAATTCAAAGACATTTCCGCTGAAGTTTGCTGCGACATTCTCGACTTCAATGTTCGCGCTATCGGGAAGAAAATCTACGTCACGGCTTGGAATTTCATTCCCTTGAAACGCGGTAATGGTTTTCTGGAGATTATCAAATGGAAGCTTCCAGATTCAAGCTCTGTGCTTACTGGATGTTCAAGGGCCACTACATTCGATTCCTTTCCGTTAATTTCAGGTTCTGCTTTTGTTAATGAAACATATACTTCCAAAGCAAGTCATCGTATTCATGGCGCAGTAGAATCAGTTAGTCCTGTTTCTATCGTTCCGTGTTCAAATCCAGCTTCTTTGACCGGTTCAACTAATATTCAAGGGTTTCTAGTGCGAGTTATGACTTGTGAGTGTAAATTATGTAGTTCGAAAGAAAATAAGACGACACAGGCCTGTAAGGTCTTCACTAAACCTGTGTTCGTATATTTTTGTGGTGCTGCTTCATGTTGGCATCCTGTTATGATAAAGCTTTCTGGGCATGTTATTACAATCTCAGGGCTGAAGAAAAAGTTGGTTTTCATAGCGAAAGAGGAGTCTCAGTTGATGTTTGTAACTGTGGAGAATTCAGTTTTGCATGTTCCTAGGTTATCGGAGAAATGGTTTCCTGTTTCAAGAACTGTTATTAAGGGGAAGGGTGAATGCGGAGTGTATACTGGTGTAGTAAAGGGCGTTTACATGCGTGGTATGATTGTTGAGCTGGACAATGAAGTGTGGCTTCTACTAAATGATAAATTACTTAGCGTGCCACATAGTCTTAGAGAAGGCGCTGTT ATTTCTCTGAGAAATGTTCATTTCGTCAATCCAAGATTTCCATGGGCAAAACTTCTCATCTTAGGTGCATGCTTCAAGACTAGCATTATTGTCGAGTCATTCTCTCCGTTGGAAGCAGG GTGCTATAGAAATGTTGAATCGCAGAGTCTATTGGGGAAGTTTGTTGAAACTTTGTCATTTTCTGCCAGACTATG GGCACTTCTTGTTGTTTCATGCATTCGGAAAAAATTTTGTGGGATCTTATCTGAGAAGGAGATTTTGGGATCAAAGCATGTAAGTAGCTTGCTTTTGGCCTTGGCG AGGAAAGGAGTTGCTCAGATGTACGCTAGTTCACATTTGCCTTCATCTGTAATTCGAGCTCGG CATGGAGTATTTACAGAATTGTGTAAGCATGAATCATGTGGCTGTGGTAATGAACCATATTGTGGTAACCTGAAATTG GTGTTGCCCATCTCTTGTTTCACCTATCACTGTGAAGCTAAGTGGATAAAAATGCTGTTACAATCAGACAGTGATCAACATCTATCATGTGAGAACTGTCTGATTAGTTCTCTATCTTCATCAGGTAAATCTTACAGTCGATCAAAGAGGAGGATTTTTCCAAGTGAAGACATGGGTATTGTTTTGCTTGGAAGTTTAAAG GTTTCTCCATATTCTGGAAGGTTGCAGTTGGTTGACATGACTGGCAGCATTGATGTTATTGTACCGGACCTTTCATTAAATTGGAGTTCCAACAGCATTTATGAG GTCGTTGACTATGGTCTTATTGTGGAAGGCATAACTGAAGTTTTGGATCAGTTGGTAATGCCTGGCAAGGAGTTATTCTCATGCAGAAGCATCTTTAATTGTGCCCCAGCAGGAAGAAAGGAAAACTTATCATTTATTGTCCATTTTCACATGAGTAAAGCCACCAGCAGAAATCTTCCCTTTTATCCAAGTGTGGACCGGACAAATGATTTGAAGGAATTTGGAAGTGGGGCATTTCATCTCATTCGAGTAACTCATAAATTCCCATTGCTACAAAAG TTTCAGGGTGATCTGGTCATAGCAAACAGGTCTAGTATGTTTGTTGAGGCCATTATCTTACCGTGGAGTTTGGCTCTTGATGGAAAAGATGGAAGTAAGCATTCAACAAAGGTGTTGAAGGATCAATGGAGTCAAGCCATGGAACATGGTGCTGGTGAATATTACCAAGGACATGTTCCTGGAAAGAGGCATAAAACTGATTATGCATCAAGTGGGGCACTGACTTCAAGTTCAGGGGTTGATTTAGGCGATGTTGACTATGCATTAAACACTTGTTGTCATACGGATTCTAGGAAGGAATGGAAATGTGAAACCTTGAATTTTCCTCTTGAAATTCCATGTTTTGTTACTGTTAGAAGTATTAGTAATTCTGACTTTGTTAGTTCTGGAATCTTGTATTGCGCAAAGAGTCATGTTGATGTCCCCAATTTAACAGCTGAGAAGGTCTTGCTGCAATTTAACTCTGAAGATTCTTTGAAGtatcag TTGTTGCAGATTGGTGGTTATTACATCATCAAGCACCATATAGGAGATCCTTTTTGTTCTATCAAGGACTCTGACAATGTCAGCTGTGTTAAAGCTCTAATTACTTCTAAAACACACATTTGGAGTCTTACATACTCTTCTGATGAAGTTCTAATGAATAATAAATCATCACATGATCCTTCACCAAAATATTCCTCCTTCAGCAGTTGTAAAGCTCTGGCCGGTGATCaaattgattttcttcttcAGAGGGTCGCTGCCTGTTCTCTCGGATGTTGTTCAGATGTGCATCTTCATCTCTCTGCTAATGCAATAGATATGCTGAAGCTAAACCTGAAGAAGTTAGAGCAAGACTTTATTAAGCCTGCTGTAAGATCAGAAGAGGCTTCCAATATTTCTCCATGTTCATGGAACACTGTGAATATGTCTGTGCCTCTGTCTATACCTACTGATTCTAATTGCCTGTTTCCTGAAGGGAATTTAGTGTCTTTGCAAGGAGATGTGATTGCTCTTCATGCTTTTGATGACAATTATGATGATGTCTTTGTAAGCTGTGAAGAACTTGGTGATGCTTTTCAGTTGAGATTCTCTCAAGAACTTCCAAGTTCTTGCATTCATGTTTTGGTGGACCATCAACTT GTAAAGGTATTTGGTACACTTAATGAACATGTGTATCTTAGTGGATTTGGGGCTGGTGTAAATGCGACATTTCATCGGATTCTGGAAGTGGG GGGTTCAAACAGCTTGATGTTGACATCTGTATCGTTTATTGTAATAAACTCAATGAGGGTAGTCAAAGAACCAGATGTTGACAAGTTTTCTGAGTTATTGTGGAATTCAGATACATGCAACAAAGACTCTAGAGACTCCATTTCTTCTGGTCTGATTTCTGAATTGGCTCCATGCTTGAATTCTGAGCCAATGCGCATCCGTTGCAGA GTTGTTGCTGTCCATTTTCTCGTTCTGGAGAAGAAGAATAGACTATGTGATGATTTACAAGTGAAAACTCACTCCAGCACCCATCTTTTTAACATTCCTCTTGCTTGTTTTGTGTTGG ATGATGGGTCATCCTCTTGTTGTTGTTGGGCTGATGCTGAAAGAGCAGCAACCTTGCTAAGGCTGCATGAGCAACTCCCACAGAGTGCTTTTGAAAGCAGTGGGTGGACATTAAAGTGGGTGGCAACTGATAACAATGCGTGGAGATCCACCGTGTATCATATTGAAAGAATATTGAAGAAGTATGACAGAATTACAGTGAAAAACTATGGTTCAATGGTTGATTCTTCTTGTCAAAATCTTAGTGTTTCCGTCAACTCAGAAAATGCTCTAAGCTGCTCAGACGAAAACCTCCTCAAATTCATAATCTCCAATGCTTGCTTTGGCACATTTTGG ACACTCGTTgctagctcaatggatccaagtGCTCTCAGGTATATGGGAAAACAACACCTTAATGAGATGGAGATGACAATGCATTCCATGCAAAATATATGGGCTAAACAAGTTTGTTACACCAACCCTATTACTGAGGCCAGGAATGTGTTTCAGGAACTGATAAACAG TGGCAGAAAAGTTCTGCAAAAGCTTGTCGATGTTTTTGAGGTGAGTTTCTCAGGCAAAGGTATTGGACTTTTTTACTTTTACACTGGTAGATTCTCACGTCTTTTCTGGTTACTTTTTACTGTCCCTAGGGTTCTTCATCcaagtataatatataaaataataccaatACGTACCATTGGTCATTAG
- the LOC123203064 gene encoding CST complex subunit CTC1 isoform X2: MEEKVAVLTVAELIHTGRPLTGTASLHSDLNRPVTPTVSSNHRPSPAPTNSDRNPKVLTPLNHPAFLLGTLTIKSSHDNCIKFKDISAEVCCDILDFNVRAIGKKIYVTAWNFIPLKRGNGFLEIIKWKLPDSSSVLTGCSRATTFDSFPLISGSAFVNETYTSKASHRIHGAVESVSPVSIVPCSNPASLTGSTNIQGFLVRVMTCECKLCSSKENKTTQACKVFTKPVFVYFCGAASCWHPVMIKLSGHVITISGLKKKLVFIAKEESQLMFVTVENSVLHVPRLSEKWFPVSRTVIKGKGECGVYTGVVKGVYMRGMIVELDNEVWLLLNDKLLSVPHSLREGAVISLRNVHFVNPRFPWAKLLILGACFKTSIIVESFSPLEAGCYRNVESQSLLGKFVETLSFSARLWALLVVSCIRKKFCGILSEKEILGSKHRKGVAQMYASSHLPSSVIRARHGVFTELCKHESCGCGNEPYCGNLKLVLPISCFTYHCEAKWIKMLLQSDSDQHLSCENCLISSLSSSGKSYSRSKRRIFPSEDMGIVLLGSLKVSPYSGRLQLVDMTGSIDVIVPDLSLNWSSNSIYEVVDYGLIVEGITEVLDQLVMPGKELFSCRSIFNCAPAGRKENLSFIVHFHMSKATSRNLPFYPSVDRTNDLKEFGSGAFHLIRVTHKFPLLQKFQGDLVIANRSSMFVEAIILPWSLALDGKDGSKHSTKVLKDQWSQAMEHGAGEYYQGHVPGKRHKTDYASSGALTSSSGVDLGDVDYALNTCCHTDSRKEWKCETLNFPLEIPCFVTVRSISNSDFVSSGILYCAKSHVDVPNLTAEKVLLQFNSEDSLKYQLLQIGGYYIIKHHIGDPFCSIKDSDNVSCVKALITSKTHIWSLTYSSDEVLMNNKSSHDPSPKYSSFSSCKALAGDQIDFLLQRVAACSLGCCSDVHLHLSANAIDMLKLNLKKLEQDFIKPAVRSEEASNISPCSWNTVNMSVPLSIPTDSNCLFPEGNLVSLQGDVIALHAFDDNYDDVFVSCEELGDAFQLRFSQELPSSCIHVLVDHQLVKVFGTLNEHVYLSGFGAGVNATFHRILEVGGSNSLMLTSVSFIVINSMRVVKEPDVDKFSELLWNSDTCNKDSRDSISSGLISELAPCLNSEPMRIRCRVVAVHFLVLEKKNRLCDDLQVKTHSSTHLFNIPLACFVLDDGSSSCCCWADAERAATLLRLHEQLPQSAFESSGWTLKWVATDNNAWRSTVYHIERILKKYDRITVKNYGSMVDSSCQNLSVSVNSENALSCSDENLLKFIISNACFGTFWTLVASSMDPSALRYMGKQHLNEMEMTMHSMQNIWAKQVCYTNPITEARNVFQELINSGRKVLQKLVDVFEVSFSGKGIGLFYFYTGRFSRLFWLLFTVPRVLHPSIIYKIIPIRTIGH; encoded by the exons atggaagaaaaagtgGCCGTCCTCACAGTCGCTGAACTAATCCACACTGGCCGGCCCCTCACGGGTACAGCCTCTCTACACTCTGATCTTAACCGTCCGGTTACTCCAACTGTCTCATCAAACCACCGACCATCTCCTGCTCCCACCAATTCAGATCGTAACCCTAAAGTTCTGACCCCGTTGAATCACCCCGCCTTCCTCCTCGGAACCCTAACCATAAAATCATCGCACGACAATTGCATTAAATTCAAAGACATTTCCGCTGAAGTTTGCTGCGACATTCTCGACTTCAATGTTCGCGCTATCGGGAAGAAAATCTACGTCACGGCTTGGAATTTCATTCCCTTGAAACGCGGTAATGGTTTTCTGGAGATTATCAAATGGAAGCTTCCAGATTCAAGCTCTGTGCTTACTGGATGTTCAAGGGCCACTACATTCGATTCCTTTCCGTTAATTTCAGGTTCTGCTTTTGTTAATGAAACATATACTTCCAAAGCAAGTCATCGTATTCATGGCGCAGTAGAATCAGTTAGTCCTGTTTCTATCGTTCCGTGTTCAAATCCAGCTTCTTTGACCGGTTCAACTAATATTCAAGGGTTTCTAGTGCGAGTTATGACTTGTGAGTGTAAATTATGTAGTTCGAAAGAAAATAAGACGACACAGGCCTGTAAGGTCTTCACTAAACCTGTGTTCGTATATTTTTGTGGTGCTGCTTCATGTTGGCATCCTGTTATGATAAAGCTTTCTGGGCATGTTATTACAATCTCAGGGCTGAAGAAAAAGTTGGTTTTCATAGCGAAAGAGGAGTCTCAGTTGATGTTTGTAACTGTGGAGAATTCAGTTTTGCATGTTCCTAGGTTATCGGAGAAATGGTTTCCTGTTTCAAGAACTGTTATTAAGGGGAAGGGTGAATGCGGAGTGTATACTGGTGTAGTAAAGGGCGTTTACATGCGTGGTATGATTGTTGAGCTGGACAATGAAGTGTGGCTTCTACTAAATGATAAATTACTTAGCGTGCCACATAGTCTTAGAGAAGGCGCTGTT ATTTCTCTGAGAAATGTTCATTTCGTCAATCCAAGATTTCCATGGGCAAAACTTCTCATCTTAGGTGCATGCTTCAAGACTAGCATTATTGTCGAGTCATTCTCTCCGTTGGAAGCAGG GTGCTATAGAAATGTTGAATCGCAGAGTCTATTGGGGAAGTTTGTTGAAACTTTGTCATTTTCTGCCAGACTATG GGCACTTCTTGTTGTTTCATGCATTCGGAAAAAATTTTGTGGGATCTTATCTGAGAAGGAGATTTTGGGATCAAAGCAT AGGAAAGGAGTTGCTCAGATGTACGCTAGTTCACATTTGCCTTCATCTGTAATTCGAGCTCGG CATGGAGTATTTACAGAATTGTGTAAGCATGAATCATGTGGCTGTGGTAATGAACCATATTGTGGTAACCTGAAATTG GTGTTGCCCATCTCTTGTTTCACCTATCACTGTGAAGCTAAGTGGATAAAAATGCTGTTACAATCAGACAGTGATCAACATCTATCATGTGAGAACTGTCTGATTAGTTCTCTATCTTCATCAGGTAAATCTTACAGTCGATCAAAGAGGAGGATTTTTCCAAGTGAAGACATGGGTATTGTTTTGCTTGGAAGTTTAAAG GTTTCTCCATATTCTGGAAGGTTGCAGTTGGTTGACATGACTGGCAGCATTGATGTTATTGTACCGGACCTTTCATTAAATTGGAGTTCCAACAGCATTTATGAG GTCGTTGACTATGGTCTTATTGTGGAAGGCATAACTGAAGTTTTGGATCAGTTGGTAATGCCTGGCAAGGAGTTATTCTCATGCAGAAGCATCTTTAATTGTGCCCCAGCAGGAAGAAAGGAAAACTTATCATTTATTGTCCATTTTCACATGAGTAAAGCCACCAGCAGAAATCTTCCCTTTTATCCAAGTGTGGACCGGACAAATGATTTGAAGGAATTTGGAAGTGGGGCATTTCATCTCATTCGAGTAACTCATAAATTCCCATTGCTACAAAAG TTTCAGGGTGATCTGGTCATAGCAAACAGGTCTAGTATGTTTGTTGAGGCCATTATCTTACCGTGGAGTTTGGCTCTTGATGGAAAAGATGGAAGTAAGCATTCAACAAAGGTGTTGAAGGATCAATGGAGTCAAGCCATGGAACATGGTGCTGGTGAATATTACCAAGGACATGTTCCTGGAAAGAGGCATAAAACTGATTATGCATCAAGTGGGGCACTGACTTCAAGTTCAGGGGTTGATTTAGGCGATGTTGACTATGCATTAAACACTTGTTGTCATACGGATTCTAGGAAGGAATGGAAATGTGAAACCTTGAATTTTCCTCTTGAAATTCCATGTTTTGTTACTGTTAGAAGTATTAGTAATTCTGACTTTGTTAGTTCTGGAATCTTGTATTGCGCAAAGAGTCATGTTGATGTCCCCAATTTAACAGCTGAGAAGGTCTTGCTGCAATTTAACTCTGAAGATTCTTTGAAGtatcag TTGTTGCAGATTGGTGGTTATTACATCATCAAGCACCATATAGGAGATCCTTTTTGTTCTATCAAGGACTCTGACAATGTCAGCTGTGTTAAAGCTCTAATTACTTCTAAAACACACATTTGGAGTCTTACATACTCTTCTGATGAAGTTCTAATGAATAATAAATCATCACATGATCCTTCACCAAAATATTCCTCCTTCAGCAGTTGTAAAGCTCTGGCCGGTGATCaaattgattttcttcttcAGAGGGTCGCTGCCTGTTCTCTCGGATGTTGTTCAGATGTGCATCTTCATCTCTCTGCTAATGCAATAGATATGCTGAAGCTAAACCTGAAGAAGTTAGAGCAAGACTTTATTAAGCCTGCTGTAAGATCAGAAGAGGCTTCCAATATTTCTCCATGTTCATGGAACACTGTGAATATGTCTGTGCCTCTGTCTATACCTACTGATTCTAATTGCCTGTTTCCTGAAGGGAATTTAGTGTCTTTGCAAGGAGATGTGATTGCTCTTCATGCTTTTGATGACAATTATGATGATGTCTTTGTAAGCTGTGAAGAACTTGGTGATGCTTTTCAGTTGAGATTCTCTCAAGAACTTCCAAGTTCTTGCATTCATGTTTTGGTGGACCATCAACTT GTAAAGGTATTTGGTACACTTAATGAACATGTGTATCTTAGTGGATTTGGGGCTGGTGTAAATGCGACATTTCATCGGATTCTGGAAGTGGG GGGTTCAAACAGCTTGATGTTGACATCTGTATCGTTTATTGTAATAAACTCAATGAGGGTAGTCAAAGAACCAGATGTTGACAAGTTTTCTGAGTTATTGTGGAATTCAGATACATGCAACAAAGACTCTAGAGACTCCATTTCTTCTGGTCTGATTTCTGAATTGGCTCCATGCTTGAATTCTGAGCCAATGCGCATCCGTTGCAGA GTTGTTGCTGTCCATTTTCTCGTTCTGGAGAAGAAGAATAGACTATGTGATGATTTACAAGTGAAAACTCACTCCAGCACCCATCTTTTTAACATTCCTCTTGCTTGTTTTGTGTTGG ATGATGGGTCATCCTCTTGTTGTTGTTGGGCTGATGCTGAAAGAGCAGCAACCTTGCTAAGGCTGCATGAGCAACTCCCACAGAGTGCTTTTGAAAGCAGTGGGTGGACATTAAAGTGGGTGGCAACTGATAACAATGCGTGGAGATCCACCGTGTATCATATTGAAAGAATATTGAAGAAGTATGACAGAATTACAGTGAAAAACTATGGTTCAATGGTTGATTCTTCTTGTCAAAATCTTAGTGTTTCCGTCAACTCAGAAAATGCTCTAAGCTGCTCAGACGAAAACCTCCTCAAATTCATAATCTCCAATGCTTGCTTTGGCACATTTTGG ACACTCGTTgctagctcaatggatccaagtGCTCTCAGGTATATGGGAAAACAACACCTTAATGAGATGGAGATGACAATGCATTCCATGCAAAATATATGGGCTAAACAAGTTTGTTACACCAACCCTATTACTGAGGCCAGGAATGTGTTTCAGGAACTGATAAACAG TGGCAGAAAAGTTCTGCAAAAGCTTGTCGATGTTTTTGAGGTGAGTTTCTCAGGCAAAGGTATTGGACTTTTTTACTTTTACACTGGTAGATTCTCACGTCTTTTCTGGTTACTTTTTACTGTCCCTAGGGTTCTTCATCcaagtataatatataaaataataccaatACGTACCATTGGTCATTAG